AGGTGTGAAAAATACCCATGGGGGAAAATAGCATTTTCCAAATTGATAAAAGAAATGCGACAGGAGTTTTCAAATGCTAAACAAATGTATCATCTAGGCGGCATGCCATACGCTCTGAATGCATGGATATATGAATGTgcatctcaagtaccctctgAAATTGTTGTAAGAGTGGGTaataaaattctcaaaattcttAACTGGCGTGTTGTTGCCGTGAAGCCAAAATTTGAGACCTTCATGTCTACCATCTTCAGTGAGGTACATGCATTTAAGATTATTCGTTTATGCACTGattcattatacataacatctaagatacattatatattCATGACCTTGATACaatataatttgattcataatgtagatgtatcagctgctatatttatgtatcaggttataaatgtatcaagatataatatatctgatacatctactttatgtatCAAATGAAAATGTATCAAGCTATaacctttctgatacatataattaTATGTAGCAGAAACTCATTTATCAGTATTTACAGCTCATGAAAACTCtatcttatgtatcaaattataatgtatcaagaattacatctcatgatacatctgcatttatgtatcagattctactACTTCAGATAATGTTGTTTTTCTATCAGTTTCTCATGTATCAAGGAttaatgtttctgatacatcatgtttatgtatcaaaattaacatgtatcaattattcaCTTATTTTCTGACAAGCAATCAATCTTTTTTGCAGTATCAATGCTCCAACATTGTCCAATCTCAACATGAAATGGAATCTATTATCATTCATGGCAGTCAACAGAAACCTGAAGCTTCAACATCAGCTGCCAAGGTCAATTTTAGAAAACCTCATGAAGTCTCCGGATTTGAGGACTTTTCAACAACACCACCcacaaaattattaaaaagattCAGTCATGTCGCTGATACAGCTTCTCCACATCCTTCCAAAAGAATGAAGACTTCCCCTACTAAAGAgccaattcaagtagaaacagCCAACATACATAAGGATTTCATACCACCAAATGAATCAGAAAAGCCTGTTTCTCCTGACAATGTACCAGCGGCGAAGTCAGCGGTAGGAGGTGAATCTTCCGGTCATTCGGATCAAATTGttcatatgcaattcaaagcattgaagaagttcataaagaagtctctaaagagatacgtaagttattactttaagatgtatcacatacaatatacttttaattaggTGATACATTCTGATTTTTCATATACCTGTATCAAGGTTGACCGAAAGTTCAAGCTTTTGGAGGataaaattgattcaaatcatattgatcttttgaaagcCATCGACAGTATAGCGAACCGAATGACTGGCACATCATCTTAACTTAAAACAAATGATTTTGATCAAACATTCTATGTGGTTGAACAACAACAAACACCTACTGGATAGGAGGTGCACAATTTTGTAAATAAATCTGACCCACCCTAACAAAATGACCAATCTAATGTCCAGGAAGATATTAAGGTACATACATCAcgtaatatttgatatttatgccttTAAACTTATGGATACATTTCATTGTCATGtatcatatgtaaatgttattattttttcaggGACCTGAACCATCCACCATGAAAAAATAGGTGGACAATATATCAGAACAAAATATTTCATCAGATGTTCCAGAATCATTTGATAAGCATGTTtcttctgatacattaaaggtaatttATTAGAAACAAATTGATAACTAATCtgatgctatatatatattagataagCTCAACCTCTTTAAATATATAGATATCTAGAcatttagtatatatatatatcataagtaaatgttattatgtttccaGAAAGATGAACCATCCGTCAAGATACAAAAGgtggatgatgtatcagaacataACATTGTAGCAGATGATGTAGAATTATTTGATCAGCATATGTcatcagatacattaaaagtaatgtatcagtataaaatttaattaagatAATGTATGATATCAGCAGTTTTTTTATTTAGTAATTGATTTTTAACATTTGTAGGAAccgaaaatattaatttttacaCCACAATTAAAAGATGTATCAGTACACCAAATGGAACCACAAAGAGCAGATACTGATCAGCTTATTGctaattctgatacattacaggtAATGTATTAGATACATTATTGAGATAAAGTCAACATTAATAAATTTTGTAATGACGTTATACATTACATGTAGAACACTGCAAAGAAAGATGGAAGAATAGCCGTTGATAAAACTGACAAAGTAGAAGAGCAAGTTGAggagattaaaaaagaaaaaatcaaaccaagcaCATCGAAATCCAATACTTCAGCACCGTTTTTGACCAAAACTCTGGATGTGATAGATGCTCTAATATACGGACTTCTATTACCAGCCATGCCATTGACCGCTGTTAGTCATGAGCAAGTAGTTCAGGATGAATGTCTATTACGCGATAGCCAGCTACCAACCACTTTTCCATCAAAACCCAATGTATTGTCTGACGATGCGAAGATACCATTTCAAAAAAGCAGGATTCCTTCGAAGATCTTACAATCGCCGTATCTTTCAAACTTTGGATCGAGTGAAaagggtaaggaaaaattgtcATCTGTTATGCATCAGACACACCCTTTCAAAGGTTTTGGTATATGCTATCATCTTTCATCCGAGCTTTTCACAGACTACTCTCAATGGATAGATAAAGGACTACTAAAATCGCATGGCAATAAGTAagtatgatatatacaacttaTATCCATACAAGTTgtgtattatatttattttgttatttaacTACAAGCTTCCATTCAGGAAATCGAGGGAGGATCATTACAGATCTAAGTGCTCTTTATTCGTCTTTAAAAAATAGACTTTATAGTGGCATTTCCTAAAGATAAGAACTGGTTCTACCTAATGTCACAGCCGAACAGATGCTGGAACGATGAGGTAAAAAATTCATCATAAAGAATATGATACAAGTCCTACTTactatctgatacatacagattaatgtatctgatacatacataatctgatacatgatgtttgttattatataactaatactttcttaaactGTGCAGCATATCAATGTAATATTTTAATACCTTCGAAAGAAATCAAAGATGCAGTTGAGCAATCAGTATTGATACACAATGACAAActgcattttcaaaatttacatcAAATATGCACACACACGCTACTATCACATTCCACCTGACATTTCTACCCAAGAAGATATGGCAAGGGCCAATGTTACAGCTCATCACAAGAGATCtgtgaagaacataataagaggtttCTCAATACTAGCCGGGTTGCCCTGACATttggtagatgaggtatacattcCAATAAACTGCGACAGggattttcattgggttcttGCGGTAGTTGTGTTGAAAAAGAGGTTGATACGTGTGTATGATTCATTGCCTAGACGAAGAAGTAGCAACCCTTCCCTAGAGATCCAAAAGATAGCAGTAATGCTACCAACATACTTGCAAGACAGTGGTTTCTTTGACAACAACGAACGTACTGATTGGTCGTCgcttgattcatacaaggacaaatcaaCCGATAACATGCTTGAACCACATCATCCATTTACAGTTGAATACGTTGAAGGAATTGCGCAACAGGGAAGTGACAGTTTGTGAGTATTAACAATTATGTATACCTAAATCATTaatatgtcaattttactttttttaaacttGTGTATTACTTTTTTTGCAGGGATTGTGGAGTTTTCTTGGCCATTTTTGCTGAATATCGTAtgatggaatttctattccaaataATGGACTAAACGCTGAATTCTTCCATTCAAGATATGCCGCACTCTTGTGGAGATATGGTTGTCAGAAGGCCATGGATAGTTATGTTAGCGATaacgacgatccaaaaaaaCCTAGAAGAGATATCTCTCCAAGCCAAGGAGAACTGATTGATGTCCAATAGTTTTTTTTGTGatagtaaatattttaaatgtatctgctatttttaatgtatctgatatattaactgtaatgtatcagaatcagtaAGCAACTGAAATGTTATAATCTTTCCATATATCAATTGAAAAGATTTGTATGTTTTTATCAGGTGTCAAActcgaatataaaatcaaagtttatgtatcatattctacaGTATCAAACTTGTATCAAGTATCATATTcataagtgtcacattttgcgaattctgatacatattgtttgtGTATGAAATTTTCATGCATCAAGATTtattgattctgatacatcatgcacatgtatcagattctcatttgTCAACATTTAGTGATTCCGATACATTTATTTTTTGCATAAGAATTCCATGTCTCAAGATTTAATGCTTATGATACATGttgcttatgtatcagattcgtatgtatcaagatttactgCATATGgtacatctacaacctatatcaaataAGATCTTATGTATCACCCACAACTCTTGTGGAATTATGGTTGTCGAAAAGACAAGAATGTTTATGTTTGGGAAAATAGCGATCCAAAAAAAAACCATGTGCGATTTTATTTTTCCTAGTCAAGGAGAACCGATGGACGtcgtgtatttttttttaaaaaaaattgtagcaATAGAATGTACAATTTTGTTTTTCACCAATTGTAAACATTTTAAATGTAACTGATTTAAGTATCCCGATACATTATATTTAATGTATAAGAATCGAATGTACTAATCTTGATACATATCAACTGAAAAAGATTTGTATGTTTATGtcatgtatcaaactcaaatataaaatataaaaatagatgtAATTATATTATTCAAATAGAATGTATATCGAGATACCACAAACATCATATCTATTTaggaatgaaattacaagtctttctgTTGTGGCCTTCGTGGCCACAACGTCCACAAAAATTTGTGCTACTTGTTATCTTCTCACTAGAGaacttttttctctctttctatgGTCTTCCTGACATCCTTTTGTATATTGGtggtgtaacatcccctaaaaacgttgtatacaatgtttcaattttcgcctaaacatgatacagcctctgtattttgggtataacttttcataggaatatccaaattgagtgattcaagtttttgagtaaccacaagatcattacctacaactttcatgaagactatattttaagattcggaggttaagtaggtcaaataaattaatttttttgtaaggtagaatgttgtgacggaaatgagtgtttatagaagaaaaatcatatctcactgtaggtttatccaaattagttgattcttgaacgatatgaaactagacttccatatctacaattcttatgaatacaccaaatcctaataaggaatttatcgtattcaaacgcagctcccaaaaggagtattctgtcaaagataactcatttcacctaccatagaaagatctagatacatttgacatcactcatgacataaattgtcttccatttaacatcatccatgacatcaatatattccactaaattttcagatttttctttctaattattttatttattgttaggtcctctttcccacctataaatacccaccttatttcttcattttattcatcaagctttctcaagcaaatcttctctctatacacttctttacacattctcaaatatagttttagttcttaatagtgaagaaatactatttcggtgattcatatactccgggtagtacacaaaacgttccggtaAGGAGAGatgctaggactcaagagtgttcattaagtctttcggtaccaactaaagcttcagtttccaggtatgtaaggcttcaatgagagtattccttccactctcatgcctaaattattttgattatatgataaattatatttattttctttaagctctactctaagttatgtgtgtatttatccatgagttcttccacccatgtagtcc
The genomic region above belongs to Solanum dulcamara chromosome 5, daSolDulc1.2, whole genome shotgun sequence and contains:
- the LOC129890167 gene encoding uncharacterized protein LOC129890167, translated to MAILYFIHTFIFSQLGDAPISVDEFKMIEDGRCEKYPWGKIAFSKLIKEMRQEFSNAKQMYHLGGMPYALNAWIYECASQVPSEIVVRVGNKILKILNWRVVAVKPKFETFMSTIFSEYQCSNIVQSQHEMESIIIHGSQQKPEASTSAAKVNFRKPHEVSGFEDFSTTPPTKLLKRFSHVADTASPHPSKRMKTSPTKEPIQVETANIHKDFIPPNESEKPVSPDNVPAAKSAVDNISEQNISSDVPESFDKHVSSDTLKKDEPSVKIQKVDDVSEHNIVADDVELFDQHMSSDTLKEPKILIFTPQLKDVSVHQMEPQRADTDQLIANSDTLQNTAKKDGRIAVDKTDKVEEQVEEIKKEKIKPSTSKSNTSAPFLTKTLDVIDALIYGLLLPAMPLTAVSHEQVVQDECLLRDSQLPTTFPSKPNVLSDDAKIPFQKSRIPSKILQSPYLSNFGSSEKGKEKLSSVMHQTHPFKGFGICYHLSSELFTDYSQWIDKGLLKSHGNKDFHWVLAVVVLKKRLIRVYDSLPRRRSSNPSLEIQKIAVMLPTYLQDSGFFDNNERTDWSSLDSYKDKSTDNMLEPHHPFTVEYVEGIAQQGSDSLDCGVFLAIFAEYRMMEFLFQIMD